The Bradyrhizobium guangxiense genomic sequence GCGCCTGGGACGGCATGGCTTCGCTGCTGGCGCTGAACGCGCCGCCGTCCAAGCGCGGCTGGTACGCGATGGTGCCGCAGCTCGGCGCCCCACTCGGGCTGATCGTGGCGAGCGCGCTGTTCGCCTATTTCGCCGGCAACCTCTCGGCCGATGATTTCTTCGACTGGGGCTGGCGCTATCCGTTCTTCGTTGCGTTTGCCATCAACGTCGTGGCGCTGTTCGCGCGCCTGCGCATGGTGACGACGGAGGAATATGCCTCGCTGTTCGAGACCCGCGAATTGCAGCCCTCGCGCATCTCCGAGACCGTCGCGCGCGAAGGCCAGAACATCATGCTGGGCGCATTCGCGCCACTGGCGAGCTTCGCGCTGTTCCATATGGTCACGGTGTTTCCGCTGTCCTGGGTGTTCCTGTTCACCCGCGAAAGCCCGGTGCGCTTCCTGATCATCGAGATCGTCGCCGCGGTGTTCGGCGTCGGCGCGATCGTGGTCTCCGGCATCATCGCCGACCGCGTCGGGCGCAAATCGCTGCTGATGGGATCGGCGATCGCGATCGCGATCTATAGCGGCTTTGCCCCGCAGCTGCTCGATGCCGGCGCGTTCGGCGAGACCATCTACATGGTGATCGGCTTCATCCTGCTCGGCCTGTCCTTCGGCCAGTCCTCCGGCGCGATCGCCTCGAATTTCCGGCAGGCCTACCGCTACACCGCCTCGGCGCTGACCTCGGACATGGCCTGGCTGTTCGGCGCGGGCTTCGCGCCGCTGGTCGCGCTGCTGCTCGCCACCAATCTCGGCGTCATCGCCTCGGGTGCGTATCTGCTATCGGGCGCGTTCTGGACCCTGCTGGCGCTCTGGCTCAGCGGCCAGCGCGAGGCCGGCGACATGGACGCGGGCTCCAGCTCATAAGCTCAAGCCGCAGCTTTAGAGGGTGGGCAAAGGCGCATAGCGCCGTGCCCACCATGCCTCAGCGATTAAGATAAGGCGTTGGTGAACACGCTACGGCGGCGGAGTTTGTGGGCTCCAGATCCCGGGTTCGCGCTAAGCGCCCCCCGGGATGACGTGCGCTTAGCGCACGTCAATCCGCAACGATCTTCACGCGATCGCGTACCTTCACCTGCGCGGTGCGATCGAGGCCGTTGAGCACGCGAAAACGCTCGGCGGGGTGATCGACGCCGGCCATGCGGTGGGACAGCGACTCCACGGTGTCACCGGGCTGCACGGTGATGACCTTGATCCGCAGCGGACGGGCGGCCTGGATCTCGTCCAGCGTCAGGCGGCGGAACGAATTCACGGTCTCGCGCGCGTTGCGCTCGCTCTCGGTCGATTTCTGCCGTGTCGCGAAGATGAAGCGGTAGACGTCGCTGCCGAAGCGCAGCGCATAGA encodes the following:
- a CDS encoding MFS transporter, whose product is MATAQTPAMADLHSGEHGHDQASPGEIAIGVIIGRTSEFFDFFVFAIASVIVFPRLVFPFASELTGTLYSFMVFALAFMARPLGTVIFMTIDREYGKAAKLVSALFLLGTATVALAFLPGYHEIGVAAVWLLALARIAQGLAWGGAWDGMASLLALNAPPSKRGWYAMVPQLGAPLGLIVASALFAYFAGNLSADDFFDWGWRYPFFVAFAINVVALFARLRMVTTEEYASLFETRELQPSRISETVAREGQNIMLGAFAPLASFALFHMVTVFPLSWVFLFTRESPVRFLIIEIVAAVFGVGAIVVSGIIADRVGRKSLLMGSAIAIAIYSGFAPQLLDAGAFGETIYMVIGFILLGLSFGQSSGAIASNFRQAYRYTASALTSDMAWLFGAGFAPLVALLLATNLGVIASGAYLLSGAFWTLLALWLSGQREAGDMDAGSSS